Sequence from the Afifella aestuarii genome:
TCGGCATGGAGGCGATGGTCTCCTACATCGACGGCGACCCCGACCGTCCGCTGATTACGGGGCTCGTGCCAAACTCACAGCAGGCCGTGCCCTATGATCTGCCCGGGCACAGGACCAAGAGCGTGCTTCGGACGAATACCTACAAGTCTGGAACGCCGAGCGAGTTCAACGAGATCTCCTTCGAAGATGCCACCGGTGCGGAGAACATGTTCTTCCACGCCCAGAAGGATCAGACCACGAAAGTCTTGAACAATCGGGTGAAACGCGTCGACGCCCACGAGGTCGAGAGCATCGGACAGAACAAGTCGATTGATGTCGGGGGCAATCACCAGGAAAAGATCGGCGGCTCCATGAATCTGTCCGTGGGCGGGGGAAGGGGCGCGCCTCTCCTGGCGACGCTCGGTGGCATTGTCGCCGCCGGCGGGCTGGATTCCGCCAATGGATCGGCAGCGATCGACGACGAACTGCTGCAGACTTTCACGCAATCCGTCAGCGCCGTCGGCGCGGCCGCAGAAGCGGCATCGCTGAGTGCTAATTCGGCCGTAACGGGCGCTGGCGGTTTCCTTGCCGAAGGTGGCGCCCAGCAGATGGCGACGGGCTCGTTCCTGGGTGGGCTTCTCGGCAAGTTGATGCCGCTGACGGGCATCGTCAATACGGTGATCGAAAAGTTCCGGTCCGATACGATCGGCATCGCGCGCACCGAACAGATCGGCCTCTACAAGAACACCTCGGTCGGGCACACGATGACCCTCAATGTCGGGGAAGAATTCATCATCAAGTGCGGACAATCGAAGCTGATGATGGACAAGGAGGGCAACGTCACGATCGTCGGAACCAAATTCTATTTCGATGCCTCCGGCCATGTGCAGATCAACGGCGAGTTGATCGACTTGAATTGAGACCCTGATGCTCGGCCGCAACGACAGCCCCTTCGCCGCTATCGGCTACGAGCAGGTTCACCGTGACGGCGAGCCCATGGCGGTGGTGGCATTGAGGGCGGACTACGAGATCCGGGAGGATGCGACGCTGGCCTTGAAGCCGGAGCAGGCGATCGTGCTGACGGACGAATATGCGGGCAACCCGCACGCCTCGCCGCTGATGCGCGCCGCCGACCTTGTGCCGTTCAAACTGGCGACGGACGTCACGGTTCTCGCCCGTGCCTATCCGCCGCCCGGCCAGGAAACTGCGCCGGCGTGGTCCTGCGGGTTGCGGGTGGGAAATCGCGATCTCGTCTTGCGCGTCAGCGGGCCGCGGCATTGGCGGCGCGTCAAGCGCCGCTGGAGCCTCGGCGAGCCGGATCCGGTTGCTTAGGTCGATCTCGACTATCGCGAGACCTGGGGAGATAAGGCGGGGCCGGGCGGCGATCCGCCGTCGAGCAATCCACTGGGCCGCGTGCCGCCAAGCCCGGAAGACGGCGCCGAGGCGGCGGAAGCGTTCGTGCTCCCGGCAGTCGACCGTCCCGACGCGAAATACGACGATCCCTTTGCAACGCATGCTCCGGCTGGCTTCGGACCCATCCCGCCGTTCTGGCGTCTCCGGCAGCATTATGCCGGAACCTATGACGAGGCCTGGCAGGCGGAGCGCCATCCACGCCTGCCGGAAGATTTCGACTACCGCTTCTACCAATGCGCCCATCCGGATCTCGTCCTGCCCGGCTATCTTGCCGGCGATGAGGCGGTGCAGTTCGCCCGGCTGACGCCGGGCGGTGCCAAGCGGCACTTCTTCCTGCCGCGGGTGCAGCCGGTGGCGCGCTATGTCTGGAGCGACGAGCGGCAGGTGACGCAGCGCCTAAACCTCGACGGGCTGCATCTCGACCTGCGGGCTGAGCCGCTGTCGGTTTCTCTCACCTGGCGCGGCTGGCTGCCGATCTGCCCTTCCTTCCTGCGGATCGACGTCAGGCTGGAAAATCCCGGCGACCCGGCGCTCTCCTCCATCCCAAGGGCCGCGCTCCACGGCATCGACGAGGTCGCCTGATGAGCTATCCGCCGCGCAGGGGCAGCCGCGACACGTCCGAAGGGCTGGTCATCTCGAAATATCCCGACGTCTGCCGCTCGCCGGTGGCGCCGGTGCCCTACACCATCGTCGCCTTCCAGTCGGACGACGCCAACACGGCGACGAGCGTGCGCTTCACCGGCCAGCGCGCTCACAAGCAGGATTCGATCATCACCTGTTGCACCGGCGACGAGCCGGGCACCGGCCTCGGTGTCAAGTCCAACACCGTCACCTCCGTATGCCATCGCAAGGAGCATTCCAGGACGGTGCGCGTCGAGGGGCAGTGGGCGACGCGCGACGGCGACGAATGGTGGATGAACAACAAGAACACCATCGGCTGTCTGGTCTGGCCGCACCCCGACTATCCCGACGACCCCACCCCGCCGCTGAAAGAGCAGCCGGACGAGGAGGAGAAGTCCTCGCAGCACGCCGAGTCGAGCGACGGCGAGACGGCGCAGGGCGTTGTGATGAGCGACGCCGCCCCGTTCGGCTAAGTTGCCGGCAAGCAATATGCCTTTCTGGACAAGACCGGCAGATACACCCAGCCGGGAACCGGCACCTCGTCTCCGCCACCGGAGACGCCGGAACAAACGTCTCGATCGCCGGAGAAACCGTCACCGCCGAGCCGCTGGTGGACCGTGATCCGACGTGCGCTTGGTCTGGCTGCAACCAATCCGGAAGCTGCGGCCGGTGTTGGTGCCGGGGCCGCAACCGGTGCCTTGGCCGGCGGCGTCGGCTTTATCGGCATCTCGCGCGCTGATGCCATTGTGGAGGATGCCGAGCGGGCTCAGGTGGGGCTTCCGCCGAGGACGCGGACACTCTTCCTGCGACGACCCCTCGAGCTTGAGCTACGACTTGACCGCCCTGCCGAGCCCGTCGGCCGCACGGATAACAACGTCTCCGTCCGAGGCGCGAAATCGGAATGCGACGAATTGTGCGAGCTCGCTTGCCAGTGCAAGCGAGATAGGCAAGGCGAACGCACGCTCACCGACTGCGTTTCCAAGAAGCTGAGGCAGAAATATTACGATAAGGAGGGACGCAAATTCGCGGATGGCACGCCCCGTCGCCCGACCAGCCCGACGGCGGACGGCCCGCGCCCGGAGGTGAGCTATCGTAAGGGAAGCGATGGGACGTACCAACCGGTCGAAAGCGGCACCGACGCCGGCATGCCGTCCTCGCAGGTGCCGATCACCGGTGCGCCACGACCGGACGTCTCCTGGTGGAAGAACGGCCAACTCTGGAAGATCCTCGAACTGAAGTTCAAGGGAGATAAGGATACTCCAATGCAGGAAAGAGGCGCCTACCGAGACATCGCAAGGGACCAGGGTCTCGATCCTGATGAAGACGTCATCAAGCTCGACGTCGAAAAGGACTGTGTCGAAGGCAGCGACGGCCGCTGCAAGGCAAAGCCGGACAAATGTTGAATGACTATGTCTTGGAGACGA
This genomic interval carries:
- a CDS encoding DUF4150 domain-containing protein, with the translated sequence MSYPPRRGSRDTSEGLVISKYPDVCRSPVAPVPYTIVAFQSDDANTATSVRFTGQRAHKQDSIITCCTGDEPGTGLGVKSNTVTSVCHRKEHSRTVRVEGQWATRDGDEWWMNNKNTIGCLVWPHPDYPDDPTPPLKEQPDEEEKSSQHAESSDGETAQGVVMSDAAPFG
- a CDS encoding bacteriophage T4 gp5 trimerisation domain-containing protein, whose translation is GMEAMVSYIDGDPDRPLITGLVPNSQQAVPYDLPGHRTKSVLRTNTYKSGTPSEFNEISFEDATGAENMFFHAQKDQTTKVLNNRVKRVDAHEVESIGQNKSIDVGGNHQEKIGGSMNLSVGGGRGAPLLATLGGIVAAGGLDSANGSAAIDDELLQTFTQSVSAVGAAAEAASLSANSAVTGAGGFLAEGGAQQMATGSFLGGLLGKLMPLTGIVNTVIEKFRSDTIGIARTEQIGLYKNTSVGHTMTLNVGEEFIIKCGQSKLMMDKEGNVTIVGTKFYFDASGHVQINGELIDLN